GGTATTCCCGTGATAGAAAAAGATTGGTCTGCTGAGGATGAAATATCTGACATAAAGAGCTTTGATATAGGTCTTATGCCGCTACTTGACGATGCGTGGACAAGAGGCAAGTGCGGATTTAAGCTACTTCAGTACATGGCAGCGGGTGTTGCTTCAGTTGCATCCCCTGTGGGAGTGAATAAGGAAATCATAAATGACGGCGTCAATGGTTTTCTTGCGAAAGACAATGCCGAGTTCGTAAAAAAGGTTTCCAGCCTGATAGAGGAGAGGGGGCTTTCCAAGGCCCTTTCCGATAATGCCCTTAAAACCGTTGAAGAAGGTTATTCCCTAAAGTATACCGCACCGCTTTTCGTTGATGCTCTGGAAAAGGCCGCAGAGTAGTTTTTCACTCTGCGTCCGGGCAGGCGCATATCTGAATACCCGGTTAAACGTTCGGATTATTATTGGTCAATAACTTGGAATTGTCTTTAGCGCAGCGGTTTGCTCTGCCGTTCGTTGTGCGATAGTTATTGCAAATACCACGCGGTTGGAGTATATGTAGAATCAGATAATGCTGTCGAAAATTTAGTATAGGGGGGTTGTTATGAAAAATATCAGGAAGTTTGCCGTTATTTTTGCCGTATGTCTTGCGTTTGTCATGTATAGCATTCCTGCCGATGCCGCTAAGCCGAAGGAGCCGACAGTAGAGTTCTCTGCTACCGAGGTCATGGAGTCCGCTGATATCAAGGTGGAAAGCAAGGTCTTTCATGCCAAGGACAAGGAGCGCCGCGAAATGGAGATGGGCGGCAGTTCGAGCGTAATGATACTGAGAAAGGATAAGAAAGTATCATGGCAGCTTATGCCGGATCAAAAAATGTACATGGAGCACTCGCTCGACGCCAATGGCCCGCAAAACCAGACGGGCGCGTCCGATATGGATTACGAGATGACCGAGGTGGGCGAGGAAACGGTAAACGGCTTTAAGTGCACGAAGTACAAAATCATAGCTACTGCCAAGGACGGCTCCAAGTTCGGCGGGTTCATGTGGTCCACCAAGGAAGGTATAATGGTGAAGATGGATGCCATCTCCAAGAACGAGAAGAGAAAAGACAGGATCAAGATGGAGCTTACGGATATAAAGATCGGCAAGCAGCCTGCAAGCCTTTTTGAGTTGCCTGCCGGGTATTCGAAGATGGGGTTTGGCTCCATGATGGCGGCCCCGCCACAGCAGCCTTCGGGCTCCGGAAAGAATAAAGGGCAGGATAAGGCCCCAAGCAGCCCCGATTATAAGGATTTGCTAAAGAAGAAGCTCCCGGGGTTTTAACGGATACGCCGGCATTCAGGAGGATTGTATGAAAAAAATATTGCTTGTTGCGGCGTTTGTTTGTACAGGTGTTGCGTTTTTTGCGTCTTTTGTCTTTGCCGACGGCGGTTGTATGGACGAGGATTACAAGGCAGCTGCCGAGAGCATGCGTAAAGGCAAGGAGGCGGAAAAGGCAGGCAACCTGCTTTACGCGTACTTATATTACACCCCTGATTGGTGCGCCACCGAGGCCATGGCGAGAGAGGGATGGGAAGGCAGGAAGCGCATAGCAAAAGTAATGGCAAAGAAGGCAGAGGCAAAGGGGCTTTTTTATTCGACAGACGATAT
This genomic window from Deltaproteobacteria bacterium contains:
- a CDS encoding DUF4412 domain-containing protein; the encoded protein is MKNIRKFAVIFAVCLAFVMYSIPADAAKPKEPTVEFSATEVMESADIKVESKVFHAKDKERREMEMGGSSSVMILRKDKKVSWQLMPDQKMYMEHSLDANGPQNQTGASDMDYEMTEVGEETVNGFKCTKYKIIATAKDGSKFGGFMWSTKEGIMVKMDAISKNEKRKDRIKMELTDIKIGKQPASLFELPAGYSKMGFGSMMAAPPQQPSGSGKNKGQDKAPSSPDYKDLLKKKLPGF